In Virgibacillus sp. NKC19-16, a single genomic region encodes these proteins:
- a CDS encoding P1 family peptidase, producing the protein MLQRKLTDIEGIKVGHEQDYKGATGCTVVLCEEGATAGVDVEGGSPGTRETALLSPVNRIDKAHGILLSGGSAFGLDAAAGIMEYLENNDSGFDVGVTKVPIVPGAILYDLSIGDYKKRPDKKMGLQACENATGDDCKEGTIGAGTGATVGKVLGMDRAMKGGLGTYCLQVGELMVGAMVVVNSFGDVVNPETGEIIAGALSDSGDFVNTEEFMIKQFENQTNKNQENTTIGIVVSNAKLNKSEANKLASMAHDGFARTMRPSHTMVDGDTIFTLATGKVECDLDLVGLLAADVVGEAVIRAVKMATSLHGVTSYSDLQKN; encoded by the coding sequence ATGTTACAAAGGAAGCTTACTGACATCGAAGGCATAAAAGTTGGGCATGAACAAGATTATAAAGGAGCTACGGGATGTACTGTTGTTTTATGTGAAGAGGGAGCAACAGCTGGTGTTGATGTAGAAGGTGGATCACCAGGAACCCGTGAAACGGCACTTCTTTCCCCTGTAAACAGGATTGATAAGGCACATGGAATCTTATTGTCAGGAGGAAGTGCTTTTGGTTTGGATGCTGCGGCAGGAATTATGGAGTACCTAGAAAATAATGACTCAGGATTTGATGTCGGAGTTACTAAGGTTCCGATCGTTCCAGGGGCAATACTATACGATTTGAGTATAGGGGATTATAAAAAAAGACCTGATAAAAAAATGGGTTTGCAGGCATGTGAAAATGCCACTGGAGATGATTGTAAAGAAGGTACTATTGGTGCTGGAACAGGGGCAACAGTTGGAAAAGTCTTAGGAATGGACCGGGCAATGAAAGGTGGTCTAGGTACATATTGTCTTCAGGTAGGTGAATTAATGGTCGGTGCTATGGTAGTTGTGAATAGTTTTGGAGATGTGGTTAACCCGGAAACAGGAGAGATTATTGCCGGAGCGCTCTCTGATTCTGGTGATTTTGTAAATACTGAGGAATTTATGATTAAACAATTTGAGAATCAAACAAATAAAAATCAGGAGAATACCACAATCGGCATTGTTGTTTCCAATGCAAAATTAAATAAGTCTGAAGCCAATAAATTAGCTTCTATGGCCCACGATGGTTTTGCCAGAACAATGCGTCCATCACACACTATGGTTGATGGTGATACAATTTTTACATTGGCTACAGGGAAAGTTGAATGTGACCTGGATTTAGTTGGACTTTTAGCTGCAGATGTAGTGGGAGAAGCTGTCATCAGGGCAGTAAAAATGGCAACCTCGTTACATGGGGTTACCAGTTACTCTGATTTACAGAAGAACTAA
- a CDS encoding triose-phosphate isomerase, which translates to MNKIWIGTNWKMTKTIEEGLSYTEDLKKIAENVSSAIELFIIPSYTALVSIKELTSSSRIHLGAQNMHWEDSGPYTGEISPRMLDEIGIDIIELGHSERRQYYNENDEDINKKVLAALRYGMKPLICIGENIEHKSNNISKETLASQLKVCLKGLTDEQARNVMIAYEPVWAIGEKGVPADAGYVAEIHTYLRKTLENLFDHSGSSIPLLYGGSVNRENFLNYIDITDVNGLFIGRSAWDTDSFREILERLEKHLYG; encoded by the coding sequence ATGAATAAGATTTGGATAGGGACCAATTGGAAGATGACAAAGACAATCGAAGAAGGCTTATCCTATACAGAAGATCTAAAAAAGATAGCAGAAAACGTCTCTTCCGCTATTGAGTTATTTATTATCCCTTCGTATACTGCTTTAGTGTCGATCAAGGAGCTGACTTCAAGTTCTAGAATTCATTTAGGTGCTCAGAATATGCACTGGGAAGATTCGGGTCCTTATACCGGAGAGATTTCTCCTCGGATGTTAGACGAGATTGGGATAGATATCATAGAACTTGGACATTCCGAGCGCAGGCAGTATTATAATGAAAACGATGAGGATATAAATAAAAAGGTATTAGCTGCATTACGTTATGGCATGAAACCACTAATTTGCATTGGGGAAAATATAGAACATAAAAGCAATAATATTTCTAAGGAAACATTGGCCTCTCAACTTAAAGTCTGTTTGAAGGGGTTAACGGATGAGCAGGCACGTAATGTAATGATCGCTTACGAGCCAGTTTGGGCAATAGGCGAAAAAGGAGTTCCTGCAGATGCTGGGTATGTGGCAGAAATCCACACCTATCTGCGCAAAACGTTGGAAAATCTTTTTGATCATTCTGGTAGTAGTATTCCTTTGTTATATGGGGGAAGTGTCAATAGAGAAAACTTCCTAAATTATATTGATATAACAGATGTGAACGGTCTGTTTATCGGTAGATCAGCTTGGGATACGGATAGTTTCCGTGAAATTCTTGAACGGTTGGAAAAGCATTTGTATGGATAG
- the fsa gene encoding fructose-6-phosphate aldolase, with protein sequence MEFFLDTANIDEIKRINRLGLVDGITTNPSIIAKGNRDFEEVIKEICSIVDGPVSAEVISLTADEMVEEAREIAKWASNVVVKIPMTEAGLEAVNTISKEGIKTNVTLVFSVAQGLMAAKAGATYISPFVGRVDDIGEDGIALIQRLKQTLQNYQYDAKIITASVRTIGHLESAALAGADIATIPGSLLPKLWKHPLTDNGIEQFLADWEKVPKKAETLS encoded by the coding sequence ATGGAATTTTTCTTAGATACAGCTAATATAGACGAAATCAAACGAATTAACCGTTTAGGTTTAGTAGATGGGATTACAACAAATCCGTCCATTATCGCAAAGGGAAACAGGGATTTTGAAGAAGTTATCAAAGAAATTTGCAGTATTGTAGATGGCCCCGTCAGTGCGGAAGTAATCAGTCTTACTGCAGATGAAATGGTAGAAGAGGCAAGAGAGATTGCGAAGTGGGCATCAAACGTGGTTGTTAAAATCCCAATGACCGAAGCTGGTTTAGAAGCAGTTAATACGATTTCTAAAGAAGGGATCAAAACAAATGTTACGTTGGTGTTCTCTGTTGCACAGGGTCTGATGGCAGCAAAAGCAGGTGCAACTTATATTAGTCCTTTTGTTGGCAGAGTGGATGACATCGGGGAAGACGGAATAGCGTTAATCCAACGCTTAAAACAAACACTACAAAACTATCAATATGATGCAAAGATTATTACAGCTAGCGTCAGAACGATTGGTCATTTAGAAAGCGCTGCCTTAGCTGGGGCGGATATAGCAACGATTCCTGGGTCACTTTTACCGAAGTTATGGAAACATCCATTAACGGATAATGGGATTGAACAATTTTTAGCAGATTGGGAAAAGGTTCCAAAGAAAGCTGAAACTTTATCATAG
- the panF gene encoding sodium/pantothenate symporter, with the protein MNWGVVVPLLIFLAIIFVVGMWSSRQLNKSDGFLSDYFLGSREFGGLVLAMTMVATYGSASSFLGGPGAAYSIGFGWVLLAMSQVATGYFVLLVLGKKFAIVSRRYNAVTFIDFLKERYNSKTVVLLSAFSIIVFMFSAMAAQWVGGAYLIQSLTGISYIGALFIFTVSVLIYVIIGGFRAVVITDTIQGIVMFFGTIVLLIAVIIAGGGLSNVFSDLVSINPNLITPFGNDGSLSAAYVSSYWILVGVGVVALPQIAVRAMSYKDSKSMHRAIMIGTVVVGTIILGMHLIGVFARPIMPGIDVADQVIPLVALEVLPPWLAGIILAAPLAAIMSTVDSLLLLVSSSVVKDVYINYVKPKATIKQVKNVSMSVTAVIGIVAFLLAISPPDLLIFLNLFAFGGLQAAFMWPFIMGLYWKHANKTGAIASMITGIGSYIAIHLYNQAYGDLFGVHAVTVPVFLSLIVFVVFSLIFKQEAYEFPTRNIKKEA; encoded by the coding sequence ATGAATTGGGGTGTGGTGGTACCATTATTAATATTTTTAGCGATTATTTTTGTGGTTGGAATGTGGTCCAGCCGGCAATTAAATAAATCAGACGGCTTTCTCAGTGATTACTTTCTTGGGAGCCGTGAGTTTGGGGGATTGGTACTTGCCATGACCATGGTTGCAACTTATGGAAGTGCATCCAGTTTCTTAGGAGGACCGGGAGCAGCATATTCCATTGGATTTGGCTGGGTTTTGCTTGCCATGTCCCAGGTAGCAACGGGATATTTTGTGTTACTCGTGTTGGGAAAAAAGTTTGCGATCGTATCAAGAAGATATAATGCTGTTACGTTTATCGACTTTTTGAAGGAAAGATATAATAGTAAAACGGTTGTATTGTTGTCGGCTTTTAGTATTATCGTATTTATGTTTTCCGCAATGGCAGCTCAATGGGTAGGGGGAGCCTATCTTATCCAATCCCTAACAGGTATTAGTTATATAGGTGCTTTGTTTATTTTCACGGTATCTGTTTTGATATATGTCATTATCGGTGGTTTTCGTGCTGTAGTAATCACAGATACGATTCAAGGTATTGTCATGTTTTTTGGTACTATCGTATTGCTTATTGCTGTCATCATTGCAGGGGGAGGATTATCCAACGTCTTTTCTGATTTGGTATCCATTAACCCAAATTTGATTACACCTTTTGGAAATGATGGTTCATTATCTGCTGCTTATGTATCCTCTTACTGGATTCTTGTTGGTGTAGGTGTTGTTGCCTTACCACAAATTGCAGTAAGGGCGATGTCCTACAAAGATTCCAAATCCATGCACAGAGCAATCATGATTGGGACTGTAGTGGTAGGAACGATTATACTTGGCATGCACTTGATTGGGGTGTTTGCACGACCAATCATGCCAGGAATTGATGTGGCGGATCAGGTTATTCCACTCGTTGCGTTGGAAGTCTTACCACCATGGCTTGCGGGTATCATACTTGCTGCACCTTTGGCAGCGATTATGTCCACTGTTGACTCGCTTTTGTTGCTAGTTAGTTCGTCGGTGGTTAAGGACGTTTACATAAATTATGTCAAACCAAAAGCAACAATAAAACAAGTAAAAAATGTCAGTATGAGTGTGACAGCAGTAATTGGGATTGTTGCTTTCCTACTAGCTATCAGTCCACCAGATTTATTAATATTTTTAAACTTATTTGCGTTTGGCGGTTTGCAAGCAGCGTTTATGTGGCCGTTTATTATGGGCTTATACTGGAAGCATGCTAATAAAACCGGTGCGATTGCATCCATGATTACAGGCATTGGTTCTTATATAGCCATACACTTATATAATCAGGCTTATGGGGATTTATTCGGTGTACATGCCGTTACGGTTCCTGTATTCCTTTCATTAATTGTATTTGTCGTATTTAGTTTGATATTTAAGCAGGAAGCATATGAATTTCCAACTCGAAACATTAAAAAAGAAGCATAG
- a CDS encoding DeoR/GlpR family DNA-binding transcription regulator, translated as MFAAERKKLILNLLQQNKRITVKDLSKSLDVSEATLRTDLNTMEKEGLLTRTHGGAVLNENAPPSNSFSERAMRNIESKQTITNKAVELVQRKDCILLDASTTSLELARHLKQEEIKLTVVTSGISAALELKENPGINVILIGGMLRMGSTALEGLLGINILDKINIDLMFTSASGFTIEDGLTDFNVYEVELKKVMAEKAHKVIALLDYTKIGTSSIASFASTDQIDTIITDENVSNDVLQKLADHQVNVIR; from the coding sequence ATGTTTGCTGCCGAGCGAAAAAAGTTAATATTAAATCTCCTTCAACAAAATAAGCGAATAACGGTGAAGGATCTATCCAAATCATTAGATGTATCAGAAGCAACGCTGCGTACAGATTTAAATACAATGGAAAAGGAAGGGTTGTTAACACGTACACATGGGGGAGCGGTTCTTAATGAAAATGCGCCCCCATCGAATAGTTTTTCTGAAAGGGCTATGAGAAATATAGAAAGTAAGCAAACAATAACAAATAAAGCTGTGGAACTCGTCCAGCGAAAAGATTGTATTTTATTGGATGCAAGTACAACTAGCTTGGAATTAGCTCGACACCTAAAGCAAGAAGAAATAAAACTGACCGTCGTAACAAGCGGAATTTCCGCTGCTTTAGAATTAAAAGAAAACCCTGGCATTAATGTTATATTAATTGGCGGTATGCTAAGAATGGGATCAACGGCATTGGAAGGACTTTTAGGAATTAATATTTTGGACAAAATTAATATTGATCTAATGTTCACTTCAGCCAGTGGATTTACAATTGAAGATGGCCTTACTGACTTTAACGTGTATGAGGTAGAATTAAAAAAAGTAATGGCAGAAAAGGCACATAAAGTGATAGCACTGTTAGATTACACAAAAATAGGAACCAGTTCCATAGCCAGTTTTGCATCAACGGATCAAATTGATACGATCATTACTGATGAAAACGTGTCAAATGATGTATTACAGAAGTTGGCCGATCATCAGGTTAATGTTATAAGATAA
- the glpX gene encoding class II fructose-bisphosphatase — translation MQSLLLDFLKVTESAAIAALPWVGSGNKIAADDAATSAMRDQLNEMNMHGTIVMGEGEIDEAPMLYIGENLGKGGETEVDIAVDPIEGTTPTVNGQDNAITVIAAAPKGTLLHAPDMYMEKIAVGPKAKGEIDIEAPLLENIKAVAKATGKDITELNVLIQDRPRHKEYIDTIRKSGAKAHLFNDGDVIYATATCIENKNIDMFLGVGGAPEGVLGAVAVKSLGGEMQARLLPRNEEEVNRCKEMGLADPRGVLTHNQLVDSEDCIFAATGITDNLLLNGIKMNNGDCTTHSILINGKDKQLRYIESQYNTKQAI, via the coding sequence ATGCAATCCTTGTTATTAGATTTTTTAAAAGTAACCGAATCGGCTGCCATTGCTGCATTGCCCTGGGTTGGCAGTGGGAACAAAATCGCAGCGGATGATGCGGCAACAAGTGCAATGCGTGATCAGCTGAATGAGATGAACATGCATGGAACCATCGTGATGGGAGAAGGGGAAATTGATGAGGCGCCAATGCTTTATATTGGTGAAAATCTTGGAAAAGGCGGGGAAACCGAAGTTGATATTGCAGTGGACCCGATCGAAGGAACGACACCGACTGTGAATGGGCAAGATAACGCGATTACAGTAATAGCAGCAGCACCAAAAGGCACGTTGCTTCATGCTCCAGATATGTATATGGAAAAAATAGCAGTTGGGCCAAAAGCAAAAGGTGAAATTGATATTGAAGCTCCATTACTTGAGAATATAAAAGCAGTGGCTAAAGCAACTGGGAAAGATATTACAGAATTAAATGTTCTTATTCAAGACAGACCCAGGCACAAAGAGTATATTGATACGATAAGAAAATCAGGAGCAAAAGCGCATCTATTTAATGATGGAGACGTTATTTACGCTACTGCAACATGCATTGAAAATAAAAATATCGATATGTTCCTTGGTGTTGGTGGGGCACCAGAAGGGGTGTTAGGCGCTGTCGCGGTTAAATCCCTTGGTGGTGAAATGCAGGCCAGACTCTTGCCGCGAAATGAAGAAGAAGTAAACAGGTGCAAGGAAATGGGATTGGCTGATCCTAGAGGCGTCTTAACACACAATCAATTGGTTGATTCAGAAGACTGTATTTTTGCTGCTACAGGAATCACAGATAATCTATTATTGAACGGTATTAAAATGAACAATGGAGACTGTACGACCCACTCTATTTTAATAAATGGTAAAGATAAACAATTGCGGTATATTGAAAGCCAATACAATACGAAGCAAGCCATATAA
- a CDS encoding YhdT family protein — protein MKNKRKQEWRFAIANREALIGCALAIINFIWWYGFAYGLGSKPPEEYTYILGFPAWIFFSLILGTLFMFALVFFVVKFMLTEVSLEDEDENEKENQEEEDEVSNI, from the coding sequence ATGAAAAATAAAAGAAAGCAGGAATGGCGTTTTGCTATAGCTAACCGGGAAGCTCTGATCGGTTGCGCACTGGCTATCATTAATTTTATATGGTGGTATGGCTTTGCGTATGGACTGGGTTCGAAACCTCCTGAAGAATATACCTATATATTGGGATTCCCAGCATGGATATTTTTTAGTTTGATTTTGGGAACGCTTTTTATGTTTGCACTAGTATTTTTTGTTGTGAAATTTATGCTGACAGAAGTATCTTTGGAGGATGAGGATGAAAATGAAAAAGAGAATCAAGAAGAGGAAGATGAGGTGAGTAACATATGA
- the tkt gene encoding transketolase — MTTTQVSVEQQSINTIRTLSIDAIENAASGHPGLPMGAAPMAYTLWTDFMTHNPKNSKWFNRDRFVLSAGHGSMLLYSLLHLSGYDVTMEDLKGFRQWGSRTPGHPEVHHTDGVETTTGPLGQGIATAVGMAMAEAHLSATFNKDDFSIIDHHTFALISDGDLMEGISHETASLAGHLGLGKLIALYDSNDISLDGELNRSFSDNTEERFKAYGWQVIRVEDGNDVGALRKALEEAKQNTAQPTLIEVKTVIGFGSPNKSGSAASHGAPLGEDEVKLTKENYNWTHEPFYVPEEVYTDFNEKIGKKGAEAEENWNQLVQAYKEKYPETANDLELAMNGKLPVDWKKNLPVYEHGKDKLATRAASGEVINAIAKAVPNFIGGSADLAGSNKTLIDGQADFTRENYAGKNIWFGVREHAMGAALNGMALHGGLNVYAGTFFVFSDYLRPAVRLSSIMKLPVTYVFTHDSIAVGEDGPTHEPIEHLASFRTMPGLSLIRPADGNETQAAWRLSLESTDKPTALVLTRQGLPTLEGTKEHAYEGVKKGAYIVSEASKETPDALLLATGSEVQLAVKAQKELSEKGIDVRVVSMPSWDRFEEQDQGYKDKVISPDVKRRLAVEMASSFGWERYVGDEGEVLGIDTFGASAKGEKIMEAYGFTVGNVVRTVEELVE, encoded by the coding sequence ATGACAACAACTCAAGTTTCTGTTGAACAACAATCGATTAACACTATTCGTACCCTTAGCATTGATGCAATTGAAAACGCAGCCTCTGGGCATCCCGGACTGCCTATGGGAGCTGCACCAATGGCGTACACATTATGGACAGATTTTATGACGCATAACCCAAAAAACTCTAAATGGTTTAACCGTGACCGTTTTGTCCTGTCTGCTGGTCATGGATCGATGCTTTTGTATAGCTTGCTTCATTTGTCAGGGTATGATGTCACGATGGAAGATTTGAAGGGATTCCGCCAATGGGGTTCAAGAACTCCAGGTCATCCTGAGGTCCATCATACAGACGGTGTAGAAACAACTACCGGACCGCTTGGGCAGGGAATTGCAACTGCGGTAGGAATGGCGATGGCTGAAGCGCATCTTTCTGCAACGTTTAATAAAGATGATTTTTCTATTATCGATCATCACACATTTGCATTAATCAGTGATGGGGACTTAATGGAAGGCATCTCACATGAAACAGCATCACTTGCAGGACATCTTGGTTTAGGGAAATTAATTGCACTATATGATTCGAATGATATATCACTGGATGGTGAGTTAAATAGATCATTTTCCGACAATACAGAGGAACGATTTAAAGCATATGGTTGGCAAGTCATTCGTGTTGAAGATGGAAATGATGTAGGCGCATTACGGAAGGCTTTAGAAGAAGCGAAACAAAATACAGCCCAGCCAACGTTAATTGAAGTAAAAACCGTTATTGGATTCGGTTCGCCTAATAAATCTGGTTCTGCAGCATCACACGGTGCACCACTCGGGGAAGATGAAGTGAAATTAACAAAAGAAAACTACAACTGGACACATGAACCTTTTTATGTACCAGAGGAAGTTTACACCGATTTTAATGAAAAAATAGGCAAAAAAGGTGCTGAAGCAGAAGAAAATTGGAATCAATTAGTACAGGCCTATAAAGAAAAATACCCTGAAACTGCTAATGATTTGGAATTAGCGATGAATGGGAAGTTGCCAGTAGATTGGAAGAAAAATCTACCAGTTTACGAGCATGGAAAAGATAAGCTTGCAACACGTGCCGCCTCTGGTGAAGTAATAAATGCGATTGCCAAAGCAGTACCAAACTTTATTGGTGGAAGTGCTGACTTAGCAGGATCCAATAAAACACTGATTGACGGCCAAGCGGATTTCACACGTGAGAACTATGCAGGAAAAAATATTTGGTTTGGTGTCCGTGAACATGCGATGGGAGCGGCATTAAACGGGATGGCACTACATGGCGGACTGAATGTTTATGCAGGTACATTCTTCGTATTCAGTGATTATTTACGTCCTGCAGTTCGACTGTCATCGATTATGAAATTACCTGTGACCTATGTGTTCACACATGATTCCATCGCTGTTGGTGAAGATGGGCCAACACACGAACCAATTGAGCATTTAGCATCGTTCCGAACAATGCCAGGACTCTCACTTATTCGTCCAGCAGATGGAAACGAAACCCAAGCAGCTTGGCGTCTGTCTCTTGAGTCAACGGATAAACCAACTGCATTAGTCCTGACTAGACAAGGTCTACCAACGTTGGAAGGAACAAAAGAACATGCCTATGAAGGTGTTAAAAAAGGTGCGTATATTGTTAGTGAAGCATCGAAGGAAACGCCTGATGCATTGCTACTCGCAACTGGTTCTGAAGTGCAGCTAGCTGTAAAAGCACAAAAAGAACTGAGCGAAAAGGGTATTGATGTTCGTGTCGTAAGTATGCCTTCCTGGGATCGTTTTGAAGAACAGGATCAAGGATATAAGGATAAAGTAATTTCACCAGACGTTAAACGTCGACTTGCCGTTGAAATGGCTTCCTCGTTTGGCTGGGAACGCTACGTAGGTGATGAAGGTGAAGTACTTGGAATCGATACATTTGGTGCTTCAGCAAAAGGTGAAAAGATTATGGAAGCGTATGGTTTTACGGTGGGGAATGTGGTTAGAACCGTAGAGGAATTGGTGGAATAA
- the rpiB gene encoding ribose 5-phosphate isomerase B, which produces MKLGIGSDHNGFELKEEIKKHVEETTDHEVVDYGCHSCDAVDYPDVAFEVSQAISEGELDRGILICGTGIGVAIAANKYPGIRAATAHDTYSAERAQLSNNAQILTMGAQIIGVEVGKKVAEAYLNVEWAEGSKRKVDKIIEKEKEFTGKGMQEEAASGNQCS; this is translated from the coding sequence ATGAAACTAGGTATCGGAAGCGACCACAATGGTTTTGAATTAAAAGAAGAAATCAAAAAACACGTAGAGGAAACGACGGACCATGAAGTAGTGGATTATGGTTGTCATTCCTGTGATGCAGTGGATTACCCGGATGTAGCATTTGAAGTTTCACAAGCAATTAGTGAAGGGGAACTTGATCGAGGTATTCTTATTTGCGGAACAGGAATTGGTGTTGCAATCGCTGCAAATAAATATCCTGGCATTCGAGCAGCAACTGCGCATGACACGTATTCTGCTGAAAGAGCACAATTAAGCAATAATGCACAGATCCTCACAATGGGAGCACAAATCATTGGTGTAGAAGTTGGGAAGAAAGTGGCTGAGGCTTATTTGAATGTGGAATGGGCAGAAGGTTCTAAGCGTAAAGTTGATAAAATTATTGAAAAGGAAAAAGAGTTTACAGGTAAAGGGATGCAAGAGGAAGCGGCATCTGGTAACCAATGCAGCTAA
- a CDS encoding FadR/GntR family transcriptional regulator, with protein MTLSFGKINLSRTISSEIVLIIKDNLLNGSLKPGDKLPTEKELMEQLGVSRTPVRESIKILEAIGVIQIKRGEGMFITNSLSQFTLNPLIFSLIMHSNNIEKLIEFRQHFEVLLMNMIITETNNIKNIEDAYHSQVKRMNSSLSPEKLANIDLEFHYAVLETTNNPFVIEIGKTIYEIIKPNMIHFKHSSNIERTLKTHHYYLELLRGNIDFNSTQLVEKMIKNNEEMIE; from the coding sequence ATGACATTATCCTTTGGAAAAATCAACTTAAGTCGAACCATATCCTCAGAAATTGTATTAATTATAAAAGATAATCTTCTTAATGGTTCTTTAAAACCAGGTGACAAATTACCCACTGAAAAGGAATTAATGGAACAATTAGGAGTGAGCAGAACCCCTGTTAGGGAATCAATAAAGATTCTAGAAGCTATTGGTGTAATACAAATTAAACGTGGTGAAGGCATGTTTATAACAAATAGCCTCTCCCAGTTTACATTAAATCCATTAATATTCAGTTTAATTATGCACAGCAATAACATAGAAAAACTTATAGAGTTTCGCCAGCACTTTGAGGTTCTATTAATGAACATGATCATTACAGAAACAAATAATATCAAAAATATTGAAGATGCTTACCACTCCCAAGTAAAAAGAATGAATTCCAGCTTAAGTCCTGAAAAACTTGCTAATATTGATTTGGAATTCCATTATGCCGTTCTAGAAACAACGAATAATCCATTTGTCATAGAAATAGGAAAAACAATTTATGAAATTATCAAGCCAAATATGATTCATTTCAAACATTCAAGTAATATTGAGCGAACATTAAAAACCCATCACTATTATTTAGAATTACTACGCGGCAACATCGATTTTAACTCCACCCAGTTAGTTGAAAAGATGATTAAAAACAATGAGGAAATGATCGAATAG
- a CDS encoding transposase has translation MGKDSVTFEEMLNASLPATDTEDEEAILNRFIYRISNAKIIGKNNQVRTMIQQGFGYSLNSIKLECR, from the coding sequence ATGGGTAAAGATAGCGTAACTTTCGAAGAGATGTTAAATGCATCACTGCCGGCGACCGATACCGAAGATGAGGAAGCAATTCTCAATCGCTTCATTTATCGCATATCGAACGCCAAAATAATAGGGAAAAACAATCAGGTTCGAACCATGATTCAACAAGGGTTTGGTTATTCATTAAATTCAATCAAGCTCGAATGTCGATGA